A region of Terriglobales bacterium DNA encodes the following proteins:
- a CDS encoding alpha/beta hydrolase, with translation MAINLSKRIFWPLLLLAVVTLVLFAYQKGGPPVEENVSYGTVQGESLLLDVVRVPAPGLRPAIVLIHGGAWRGGDKSDFRSLAQGFAQRGYVCFAVNYRLINATDHHFPAQLDDVQRAIRWIRANASRYGVDPNRIGALGGSAGGHLVALLGTEETRDNQPRELSTYSSRVQCVVDMSGPTDLTARFPSTPADARKLVHDFMDGTPEQKSQLYQLASPLFHVDHATVPFLIFHGVLDPLVPVEQSRRFAAALQKNGVPVTYIEFPDEGHGIEKQVNREKFASTTLQFFDSQLKH, from the coding sequence ATGGCGATCAATCTTAGCAAACGGATATTTTGGCCTCTGTTGCTTCTGGCCGTCGTTACTCTGGTTTTGTTCGCGTACCAGAAAGGCGGTCCGCCGGTTGAAGAGAATGTCAGCTACGGCACAGTTCAGGGAGAGTCTTTATTGCTGGATGTTGTACGTGTGCCAGCCCCAGGCCTCAGGCCGGCTATCGTCCTCATTCACGGCGGGGCCTGGCGTGGCGGAGATAAAAGCGACTTTCGTTCACTCGCGCAAGGCTTTGCCCAGCGCGGATACGTATGCTTCGCGGTAAATTACCGACTGATCAATGCCACGGATCACCATTTCCCGGCGCAATTAGACGATGTGCAGCGTGCCATTCGTTGGATACGGGCCAACGCATCCCGTTATGGTGTGGACCCTAACCGCATCGGCGCCCTGGGCGGCTCCGCCGGAGGCCACCTGGTTGCACTTCTCGGAACAGAAGAAACACGGGACAACCAACCGCGGGAATTGAGCACATATTCGAGCCGGGTGCAATGTGTGGTGGATATGTCCGGCCCCACCGATTTGACCGCCCGCTTCCCTTCCACTCCCGCGGATGCGCGCAAGCTGGTGCATGATTTTATGGATGGCACGCCCGAGCAAAAATCCCAGCTCTACCAGTTAGCCTCCCCGCTTTTCCACGTTGATCATGCAACTGTTCCCTTCCTGATCTTTCACGGCGTGCTCGACCCTTTGGTTCCGGTGGAGCAGTCGCGCCGTTTCGCTGCTGCATTGCAGAAAAATGGCGTACCCGTGACCTACATTGAATTCCCGGATGAAGGACACGGCATTGAAAAGCAGGTGAACCGGGAGAAGTTCGCCAGCACAACGCTGCAATTCTTTGACTCGCAACTGAAGCACTAA